The following are from one region of the Mangifera indica cultivar Alphonso chromosome 14, CATAS_Mindica_2.1, whole genome shotgun sequence genome:
- the LOC123196384 gene encoding serine/threonine-protein kinase BLUS1 isoform X1 yields MEYVLEKRFPLNAKDYKLYEEVGEGVSATVYRALCIPLNEIVAIKVLDLEKCNNDLDGIRREVQTMTLIDHPNLLRAHCSFTADHSLWVVMPYMAGGSCLHIMKSSYSEGFEESVIATLLRETLKALVYLHSHGHIHRDVKSGNILMNSNGAVKLADFGVSACMFDTGDRQRTRNTFVGTPCWMAPEVMQQLHGYDFKADIWSFGITALELAHGHAPFSKYPPMKVLLMTLQNAPPGLDYERDKRFSKSFKEMVAACLVKDPKKRPTSEKLLKHHFFKHARSNDYLARSILDDLAPLGERFRMLKAREADLLQNKALYGDKEQLSQQEYIRGISAWNFNLEDLKSQAALIQDDDFTTNEEDPTGSGKQRDSNEDVGVPAERLSPKRANHSSGSPSQVAWAKDGFNNLHDLGSLPLFPIKPLQALKDCFDIGEDDEGETSPVWKDTAQSDEQQFLRNTSPGALDQNTGRNEGENSGRNSSLPYHAISGHKKFLSGSLIPDNAFSPKKVIGEGDRDSVQPKNQTERNHSGSLFYRQRRDANIVPLAEDTSDGALVQRKGRFKVTSADLSPKGPINSFFSPVSGGSMSPTAPNFTAASLLAPLQYILQQNTAQREEIIKLIKYVEEISGKSPELPEFATVDLLQITPASTRERELQSQMSLLLQRLGSLTEELQRQKLKNSQLEKRLNTLTNKEGK; encoded by the exons ATGGAGTATGTTTTGGAGAAACGATTTCCTCTCAATGCCaaagattataaattatatgaagaAGTTGGTGAAGGTGTCAGTGCCACTGTCTATAGGGCACTCTGCATTCCACTTAATGAAATAGTTGCTATCAAGGTCCTTGATCTGGAAAAGTGCAATAATGACTTG GACGGTATCAGGCGTGAGGTACAAACAATGACTTTGATTGATCATCCAAATTTACTAAGGGCCCATTGCTCTTTCACTGCTGATCACAGCCTTTGGGTTGTGATGCCATACATGGCTGGGGGATCATGCCTTCATATCATGAAATCGTCTTATTCAGAAGGTTTTGAAGAGTCTGTTATTGCTACTTTATTGAGGGAGACCCTCAAAGCTCTTGTTTATCTTCATTCTCATGGACACATCCATAGGGATGTGAAG TCGGGGAATATATTGATGAATTCTAATGGTGCGGTTAAGTTAGCTGACTTTGGCGTATCAGCATGTATGTTTGATACTGGAGATAGGCAACGTACCAGAAATACTTTTGTTGGAACTCCATGCTG GATGGCTCCTGAAGTGATGCAGCAATTGCATGGATATGACTTTAA AGCAGACATCTGGTCATTTGGAATAACTGCTCTGGAACTTGCTCATGGCCATGCTCCCTTTTCAAAGTATCCACCAATGAAA GTTTTGCTGATGACCTTACAAAATGCACCTCCAGGTCTTGATTATGAAAGAGATAAGAGGTTCTCAAAG TCTTTTAAGGAGATGGTCGCTGCTTGCCTGGTAAAGGATCCAAAAAAACGCCCAACATCAGAAAAACTTTTGAAGCACCATTTCTTTAAACATGCACGTTCAAACGATTATCTGGCTCGCAGTATTCTCGATGATCTTGCTCCATTAGGTGAACGTTTTAGGATGCTGAAG GCAAGAGAGGCAGATCTACTGCAGAATAAGGCTCTCTATGGGGATAAAGAGCAGCTATCACAG CAAGAGTACATAAGGGGGATAAGTGCCTGGAATTTCAACCTTGAGGATTTGAAAAGTCAGGCTGCGCTT ATCCAGGATGATGATTTTACAACAAATGAAGAAGATCCAACTGGGAGTGGAAAGCAAAGGGACAGTAATGAAGATGTTGGGGTTCCAGCAGAAAGGCTGTCCCCGAAGAGAGCTAACCATTCAAGTGGTTCACCAAGTCAGGTGGCATGGGCTAAA GATGGGTTCAACAATCTTCATGATTTGGGGTCACTTCCTTTATTTCCCATCAAACCATTGCAAGCACTTAA AGATTGTTTTGATATTGGTGAGGATGATGAGGGTGAGACAAGCCCTGTTTGGAAGGATACTGCCCAATCAGATGAGCAACAGTTTCTTCGGAATACCTCACCAGGGGCCTTGGACCAAAACACTGGAAGAAATGAGGGTGAAAATTCAGGGCGAAATAGCTCTCTGCCATATCATGCCATTTCTGGGCATAAAAAATTCTTGAGTGGTTCACTAATACCTGATAATGCTTTTTCTCCTAAGAAAGTTATTGGTGAAGGGGACAG GGATTCTGTGCAGCCTAAAAATCAAACTGAGCGGAATCATAGTGGTTCATTGTTTTATCGCCAGAGAAGAGATGCAAATATTGTTCCTTTGG CCGAGGATACGTCAGATGGAGCATTGGTCCAACGCAAGGGACGCTTTAAAGTTACTTCAGCAGATTTGAGCCCCAAG GGACCTATAAACAGCTTCTTTAGCCCAGTTAGTGGAGGTTCAATGAGTCCAACAGCTCCAAATTTTACAGCTGCCTCACTTCTTGCACCCCTGCAGTACATATTGCAGCAGAACACTGCACAGCGg GAAGAGATTATTAAACTGATCAAGTATGTGGAAGAAATTTCTG GCAAGTCTCCAGAATTGCCCGAGTTTGCCACTGTGGACCTCTTACAG ATTACTCCGGCTTCTACGAGGGAGAGGGAACTACAGTCTCAGATGAGTCTTTTGCTACAGAG ACTTGGAAGCCTTACGGAAGAATTGCAGaggcaaaaattgaaaaattctcaG TTAGAAAAACGATTGAATACTTTGACCAACAAAGAgggaaaataa
- the LOC123196384 gene encoding serine/threonine-protein kinase BLUS1 isoform X3, whose translation MEYVLEKRFPLNAKDYKLYEEVGEGVSATVYRALCIPLNEIVAIKVLDLEKCNNDLDGIRREVQTMTLIDHPNLLRAHCSFTADHSLWVVMPYMAGGSCLHIMKSSYSEGFEESVIATLLRETLKALVYLHSHGHIHRDVKSGNILMNSNGAVKLADFGVSACMFDTGDRQRTRNTFVGTPCWMAPEVMQQLHGYDFKADIWSFGITALELAHGHAPFSKYPPMKVLLMTLQNAPPGLDYERDKRFSKSFKEMVAACLVKDPKKRPTSEKLLKHHFFKHARSNDYLARSILDDLAPLGERFRMLKAREADLLQNKALYGDKEQLSQQEYIRGISAWNFNLEDLKSQAALIQDDDFTTNEEDPTGSGKQRDSNEDVGVPAERLSPKRANHSSGSPSQVAWAKDGFNNLHDLGSLPLFPIKPLQALKDCFDIGEDDEGETSPVWKDTAQSDEQQFLRNTSPGALDQNTGRNEGENSGRNSSLPYHAISGHKKFLSGSLIPDNAFSPKKVIGEGDRDSVQPKNQTERNHSGSLFYRQRRDANIVPLAEDTSDGALVQRKGRFKVTSADLSPKAMAL comes from the exons ATGGAGTATGTTTTGGAGAAACGATTTCCTCTCAATGCCaaagattataaattatatgaagaAGTTGGTGAAGGTGTCAGTGCCACTGTCTATAGGGCACTCTGCATTCCACTTAATGAAATAGTTGCTATCAAGGTCCTTGATCTGGAAAAGTGCAATAATGACTTG GACGGTATCAGGCGTGAGGTACAAACAATGACTTTGATTGATCATCCAAATTTACTAAGGGCCCATTGCTCTTTCACTGCTGATCACAGCCTTTGGGTTGTGATGCCATACATGGCTGGGGGATCATGCCTTCATATCATGAAATCGTCTTATTCAGAAGGTTTTGAAGAGTCTGTTATTGCTACTTTATTGAGGGAGACCCTCAAAGCTCTTGTTTATCTTCATTCTCATGGACACATCCATAGGGATGTGAAG TCGGGGAATATATTGATGAATTCTAATGGTGCGGTTAAGTTAGCTGACTTTGGCGTATCAGCATGTATGTTTGATACTGGAGATAGGCAACGTACCAGAAATACTTTTGTTGGAACTCCATGCTG GATGGCTCCTGAAGTGATGCAGCAATTGCATGGATATGACTTTAA AGCAGACATCTGGTCATTTGGAATAACTGCTCTGGAACTTGCTCATGGCCATGCTCCCTTTTCAAAGTATCCACCAATGAAA GTTTTGCTGATGACCTTACAAAATGCACCTCCAGGTCTTGATTATGAAAGAGATAAGAGGTTCTCAAAG TCTTTTAAGGAGATGGTCGCTGCTTGCCTGGTAAAGGATCCAAAAAAACGCCCAACATCAGAAAAACTTTTGAAGCACCATTTCTTTAAACATGCACGTTCAAACGATTATCTGGCTCGCAGTATTCTCGATGATCTTGCTCCATTAGGTGAACGTTTTAGGATGCTGAAG GCAAGAGAGGCAGATCTACTGCAGAATAAGGCTCTCTATGGGGATAAAGAGCAGCTATCACAG CAAGAGTACATAAGGGGGATAAGTGCCTGGAATTTCAACCTTGAGGATTTGAAAAGTCAGGCTGCGCTT ATCCAGGATGATGATTTTACAACAAATGAAGAAGATCCAACTGGGAGTGGAAAGCAAAGGGACAGTAATGAAGATGTTGGGGTTCCAGCAGAAAGGCTGTCCCCGAAGAGAGCTAACCATTCAAGTGGTTCACCAAGTCAGGTGGCATGGGCTAAA GATGGGTTCAACAATCTTCATGATTTGGGGTCACTTCCTTTATTTCCCATCAAACCATTGCAAGCACTTAA AGATTGTTTTGATATTGGTGAGGATGATGAGGGTGAGACAAGCCCTGTTTGGAAGGATACTGCCCAATCAGATGAGCAACAGTTTCTTCGGAATACCTCACCAGGGGCCTTGGACCAAAACACTGGAAGAAATGAGGGTGAAAATTCAGGGCGAAATAGCTCTCTGCCATATCATGCCATTTCTGGGCATAAAAAATTCTTGAGTGGTTCACTAATACCTGATAATGCTTTTTCTCCTAAGAAAGTTATTGGTGAAGGGGACAG GGATTCTGTGCAGCCTAAAAATCAAACTGAGCGGAATCATAGTGGTTCATTGTTTTATCGCCAGAGAAGAGATGCAAATATTGTTCCTTTGG CCGAGGATACGTCAGATGGAGCATTGGTCCAACGCAAGGGACGCTTTAAAGTTACTTCAGCAGATTTGAGCCCCAAG GCAATGGCTTTATAA
- the LOC123196384 gene encoding serine/threonine-protein kinase BLUS1 isoform X2: protein MEYVLEKRFPLNAKDYKLYEEVGEGVSATVYRALCIPLNEIVAIKVLDLEKCNNDLDGIRREVQTMTLIDHPNLLRAHCSFTADHSLWVVMPYMAGGSCLHIMKSSYSEGFEESVIATLLRETLKALVYLHSHGHIHRDVKSGNILMNSNGAVKLADFGVSACMFDTGDRQRTRNTFVGTPCWMAPEVMQQLHGYDFKADIWSFGITALELAHGHAPFSKYPPMKVLLMTLQNAPPGLDYERDKRFSKSFKEMVAACLVKDPKKRPTSEKLLKHHFFKHARSNDYLARSILDDLAPLGERFRMLKAREADLLQNKALYGDKEQLSQQEYIRGISAWNFNLEDLKSQAALIQDDDFTTNEEDPTGSGKQRDSNEDVGVPAERLSPKRANHSSGSPSQDGFNNLHDLGSLPLFPIKPLQALKDCFDIGEDDEGETSPVWKDTAQSDEQQFLRNTSPGALDQNTGRNEGENSGRNSSLPYHAISGHKKFLSGSLIPDNAFSPKKVIGEGDRDSVQPKNQTERNHSGSLFYRQRRDANIVPLAEDTSDGALVQRKGRFKVTSADLSPKGPINSFFSPVSGGSMSPTAPNFTAASLLAPLQYILQQNTAQREEIIKLIKYVEEISGKSPELPEFATVDLLQITPASTRERELQSQMSLLLQRLGSLTEELQRQKLKNSQLEKRLNTLTNKEGK, encoded by the exons ATGGAGTATGTTTTGGAGAAACGATTTCCTCTCAATGCCaaagattataaattatatgaagaAGTTGGTGAAGGTGTCAGTGCCACTGTCTATAGGGCACTCTGCATTCCACTTAATGAAATAGTTGCTATCAAGGTCCTTGATCTGGAAAAGTGCAATAATGACTTG GACGGTATCAGGCGTGAGGTACAAACAATGACTTTGATTGATCATCCAAATTTACTAAGGGCCCATTGCTCTTTCACTGCTGATCACAGCCTTTGGGTTGTGATGCCATACATGGCTGGGGGATCATGCCTTCATATCATGAAATCGTCTTATTCAGAAGGTTTTGAAGAGTCTGTTATTGCTACTTTATTGAGGGAGACCCTCAAAGCTCTTGTTTATCTTCATTCTCATGGACACATCCATAGGGATGTGAAG TCGGGGAATATATTGATGAATTCTAATGGTGCGGTTAAGTTAGCTGACTTTGGCGTATCAGCATGTATGTTTGATACTGGAGATAGGCAACGTACCAGAAATACTTTTGTTGGAACTCCATGCTG GATGGCTCCTGAAGTGATGCAGCAATTGCATGGATATGACTTTAA AGCAGACATCTGGTCATTTGGAATAACTGCTCTGGAACTTGCTCATGGCCATGCTCCCTTTTCAAAGTATCCACCAATGAAA GTTTTGCTGATGACCTTACAAAATGCACCTCCAGGTCTTGATTATGAAAGAGATAAGAGGTTCTCAAAG TCTTTTAAGGAGATGGTCGCTGCTTGCCTGGTAAAGGATCCAAAAAAACGCCCAACATCAGAAAAACTTTTGAAGCACCATTTCTTTAAACATGCACGTTCAAACGATTATCTGGCTCGCAGTATTCTCGATGATCTTGCTCCATTAGGTGAACGTTTTAGGATGCTGAAG GCAAGAGAGGCAGATCTACTGCAGAATAAGGCTCTCTATGGGGATAAAGAGCAGCTATCACAG CAAGAGTACATAAGGGGGATAAGTGCCTGGAATTTCAACCTTGAGGATTTGAAAAGTCAGGCTGCGCTT ATCCAGGATGATGATTTTACAACAAATGAAGAAGATCCAACTGGGAGTGGAAAGCAAAGGGACAGTAATGAAGATGTTGGGGTTCCAGCAGAAAGGCTGTCCCCGAAGAGAGCTAACCATTCAAGTGGTTCACCAAGTCAG GATGGGTTCAACAATCTTCATGATTTGGGGTCACTTCCTTTATTTCCCATCAAACCATTGCAAGCACTTAA AGATTGTTTTGATATTGGTGAGGATGATGAGGGTGAGACAAGCCCTGTTTGGAAGGATACTGCCCAATCAGATGAGCAACAGTTTCTTCGGAATACCTCACCAGGGGCCTTGGACCAAAACACTGGAAGAAATGAGGGTGAAAATTCAGGGCGAAATAGCTCTCTGCCATATCATGCCATTTCTGGGCATAAAAAATTCTTGAGTGGTTCACTAATACCTGATAATGCTTTTTCTCCTAAGAAAGTTATTGGTGAAGGGGACAG GGATTCTGTGCAGCCTAAAAATCAAACTGAGCGGAATCATAGTGGTTCATTGTTTTATCGCCAGAGAAGAGATGCAAATATTGTTCCTTTGG CCGAGGATACGTCAGATGGAGCATTGGTCCAACGCAAGGGACGCTTTAAAGTTACTTCAGCAGATTTGAGCCCCAAG GGACCTATAAACAGCTTCTTTAGCCCAGTTAGTGGAGGTTCAATGAGTCCAACAGCTCCAAATTTTACAGCTGCCTCACTTCTTGCACCCCTGCAGTACATATTGCAGCAGAACACTGCACAGCGg GAAGAGATTATTAAACTGATCAAGTATGTGGAAGAAATTTCTG GCAAGTCTCCAGAATTGCCCGAGTTTGCCACTGTGGACCTCTTACAG ATTACTCCGGCTTCTACGAGGGAGAGGGAACTACAGTCTCAGATGAGTCTTTTGCTACAGAG ACTTGGAAGCCTTACGGAAGAATTGCAGaggcaaaaattgaaaaattctcaG TTAGAAAAACGATTGAATACTTTGACCAACAAAGAgggaaaataa